The following coding sequences are from one Epinephelus moara isolate mb chromosome 7, YSFRI_EMoa_1.0, whole genome shotgun sequence window:
- the zic2a gene encoding zinc finger protein ZIC 2a — MLLDAGHQFPGLGVGSFARHHSASEMQERDLSLAQNSFVDSAHMGAFKLNHDLSPGQSSAFTTQAPGYPAAALGAHAAHVTSYASSPFNSTRDFLFRSRGFGESSPASSQHTIFGPTAGSLHHSHTDTQGHILFPGIHDQHGSHGSPNVLNGQMRLGLPGEVFGRSDQYHQVSSPRTDPYSAAQLHNQYGSMNMNMGMNMAAHHHPGAFFRYMRQQCIKQELICKWIDPEQLSNPKKCCNKTFSTMHELVTHVSVEHVGGPEQTNHVCFWEDCARESKPFKAKYKLVNHIRVHTGEKPFPCPFPGCGKVFARSENLKIHKRTHTGEKPFQCEFEGCDRRFANSSDRKKHMHVHTSDKPYLCKMCDKSYTHPSSLRKHMKVHEASPPASDSSPAASSGYESSTPPGLVSPTTETQSNTTLSPASAVHNTTSHSGLSSNFSEWYV; from the exons ATGTTACTGGATGCTGGTCACCAGTTCCCCGGACTGGGAGTGGGGTCATTTGCCAGGCATCACTCAGCGAGCGAGATGCAGGAGAGAGACTTGAGTTTGGCACAAAATAGCTTTGTAGACTCCGCACACATGGGTGCGTTTAAGCTCAACCATGATCTCTCTCCGGGACAGAGCTCTGCCTTCACCACCCAGGCGCCGGGCTACCCCGCTGCGGCTTTGGGGGCTCACGCCGCCCATGTCACGTCGTATGCAAGCTCTCCTTTCAACTCAACCAGGGACTTTCTCTTTCGCAGTCGTGGCTTCGGAGAATCCTCTCCGGCGAGCAGCCAACATACTATTTTTGGCCCCACGGCGGGATCCCTTCATCACTCCCACACAGACACTCAAGGCCACATTCTGTTCCCCGGGATCCACGACCAGCACGGCTCCCACGGTTCCCCGAATGTCCTGAACGGGCAAATGAGGCTCGGACTACCGGGAGAAGTTTTCGGACGCTCCGACCAgtaccaccaggtttccagccCGAGGACCGACCCCTACTCGGCCGCGCAGCTCCACAACCAGTACGGCTCCATGAATATGAACATGGGGATGAACATGGCAGCCCACCACCACCCCGGTGCCTTTTTCCGCTACATGAGGCAGCAGTGCATCAAGCAGGAGCTCATCTGCAAGTGGATCGACCCCGAGCAGCTCAGCAACCCGAAGAAGTGTTGCAACAAAACTTTTAGCACCATGCACGAGTTGGTCACGCACGTCTCCGTGGAGCATGTCGGTGGACCGGAGCAGACCAACCACGTCTGTTTCTGGGAGGATTGCGCCCGGGAGAGCAAACCATTCAAGGCGAAATACAAACTGGTGAACCACATTCGGGTGCACACCGGGGAGAAGCCTTTTCCATGCCCCTTCCCCGGCTGTGGAAAGGTCTTCGCACGGTCGGAAAACTTGAAGATACACAAGAGAACGCATACAG gAGAGAAGCCGTTCCAGTGTGAGTTTGAGGGCTGCGACAGAAGGTTTGCAAACAGCAGCGACCGAAAGAAACACATGCACGTTCACACGTCGGACAAGCCTTATCTCTGCAAAATGTGTGACAAGTCCTACACACATCCCAGCTCCCTACGAAAACACATGAAG GTCCACGAAGCGTCCCCACCAGCATCAGACTCATCACCAGCAGCCAGCTCTGGTTATGAATCCTCTACACCTCCAGGCCTGGTGTCTCCCACCACCGAGACCCAAAGCAACACCACCCTGTCCCCAGCCTCAGCTGTGCACAACaccaccagccacagtggccTATCCTCCAATTTCAGTGAATGGTATGTTTAG